The following proteins are co-located in the Billgrantia tianxiuensis genome:
- a CDS encoding extensin family protein, which yields MRSLLVLLLLVASAAAAWWLFEERIPRQWHPWQPLYVEDPLTPVTKWKLHRLADDREACLEALGTAPEGALRMVPLDDHEPAPGCPLENVVRVHRSEVEFNDSFVVRCPLALAWVMYERQRLQPAAEALFGMRVAHVEHYGSFACRNVYGREEGRLSEHATAEALDVAAFHLTDGRRITLLEHWGSEDARGAFLRAARDGACDLFGNVLGPEYNRAHADHFHFGMRGFRLCR from the coding sequence ATGCGTTCGCTACTGGTACTGCTACTGTTGGTCGCTAGCGCTGCCGCGGCCTGGTGGCTCTTCGAGGAACGTATTCCTCGCCAGTGGCATCCCTGGCAGCCGCTGTACGTCGAAGACCCCCTCACGCCGGTGACCAAGTGGAAGTTGCACCGCCTGGCCGATGATCGCGAGGCATGCCTAGAGGCTCTCGGTACCGCGCCGGAGGGAGCGCTGCGGATGGTGCCGTTGGACGACCACGAGCCGGCGCCCGGCTGTCCGCTCGAGAATGTGGTGCGGGTGCACCGCAGCGAAGTCGAGTTCAACGACAGTTTCGTGGTGCGTTGTCCGCTGGCGCTGGCCTGGGTCATGTATGAACGGCAGCGTCTGCAGCCGGCTGCCGAGGCCCTCTTCGGCATGCGCGTGGCGCACGTCGAACACTATGGCAGCTTCGCCTGTCGCAATGTCTATGGCCGCGAGGAGGGGCGACTCAGTGAGCATGCCACGGCCGAGGCGCTCGATGTGGCAGCCTTCCACCTGACCGACGGTCGTCGCATTACCCTGCTTGAGCACTGGGGCAGCGAGGATGCGAGGGGTGCCTTTCTGCGAGCGGCACGCGATGGCGCTTGCGACCTGTTCGGCAACGTGCTCGGTCCCGAATACAACCGCGCTCATGCCGATCACTTCCACTTCGGCATGCGTGGCTTCCGACTGTGCCGCTGA
- a CDS encoding BCCT family transporter, translating to MANHGGQRVFAVSALIILMLVVAGAGFPEAFGNAADAALASVTRLFGWFYLISVFGFVIFLLVLAFSKYGKIRLGPQDSTPSFSFFSWVSMLLAAGFGVGLVFYGMAEPMLHYIEPPYGDVPAETTAAARYAIQYSYFNWGIHQWAAFSVVGLIIAYFQFRKGQAGLVSSVLSSIAAKYPRVRPYAPTLDVFAVVATVMGVATSLGLGVLQLNGGFNAVFGLPESVLWQFVILFVMFLAYMASTWSGLDKGIRRLSNLNMILCIGLMLYVLITGPTVMILETITLGIGDYLQNFLGMSLRISPFTDNTWASNWTIFYWAWVIAWSPFVGTFVARVSRGRTIKEYVFGVLVVPPLLACLWIGVFGGAALHMELNGDVGLAAATEANITVALFEMFERMPFTGVLSVIAMLLIFIFLVTSADSASYIVAQMTDNGSINPPLFKRVIWGVLIAAICLTLIAAGGLTGLQSAAVLSALPFTFILYGMIVVLIRELRADRQAMLTQLYRRHGETPVGADAFEAEALGEQERLRRAPNVINRRINRREGG from the coding sequence ATGGCCAATCATGGAGGGCAGCGGGTCTTTGCCGTGTCGGCCCTGATCATCCTGATGCTGGTGGTGGCCGGTGCCGGTTTTCCCGAGGCATTCGGCAATGCCGCCGATGCTGCGCTTGCCAGCGTTACCCGACTGTTCGGTTGGTTCTATCTCATTTCGGTGTTCGGCTTCGTCATCTTTCTGCTGGTGCTGGCCTTCAGCAAGTACGGCAAGATCCGCCTGGGGCCCCAGGACAGCACGCCGAGTTTCAGCTTCTTCTCCTGGGTCAGCATGCTGCTGGCAGCGGGCTTCGGCGTGGGCCTGGTGTTCTACGGCATGGCCGAGCCGATGCTGCACTACATCGAGCCACCCTATGGCGACGTGCCCGCCGAGACCACCGCGGCGGCGCGCTATGCCATCCAGTACAGCTACTTCAACTGGGGCATCCACCAGTGGGCGGCTTTCTCAGTGGTTGGTCTGATCATCGCCTACTTTCAGTTCCGCAAGGGGCAGGCCGGGCTGGTCTCGTCGGTGCTGTCGTCCATCGCCGCCAAGTATCCCCGGGTGCGGCCCTACGCGCCCACCCTGGACGTATTCGCGGTAGTGGCCACGGTGATGGGCGTGGCCACCTCGCTGGGTCTGGGCGTGCTGCAGCTCAACGGCGGCTTCAACGCTGTGTTCGGTCTGCCCGAGAGCGTGCTGTGGCAGTTCGTCATCCTGTTCGTGATGTTCCTGGCCTACATGGCGTCGACCTGGTCGGGGCTGGACAAGGGCATCCGCCGGCTCTCCAACCTCAACATGATCCTGTGCATCGGGCTGATGCTCTACGTGCTGATCACCGGGCCCACGGTGATGATCCTCGAGACCATCACCCTGGGCATTGGAGATTACCTGCAGAACTTCCTTGGCATGAGCCTGCGCATCTCTCCCTTCACCGACAACACCTGGGCGTCCAACTGGACGATCTTCTACTGGGCCTGGGTGATCGCTTGGTCGCCCTTCGTCGGTACCTTCGTCGCCCGGGTCTCGCGTGGCCGTACCATCAAGGAGTACGTGTTCGGCGTGCTGGTCGTGCCGCCGCTGCTGGCCTGCCTGTGGATCGGCGTGTTCGGCGGCGCCGCCCTGCACATGGAGCTGAATGGCGACGTAGGGCTGGCGGCGGCCACCGAGGCCAACATCACCGTAGCGCTGTTCGAGATGTTCGAGCGCATGCCCTTCACCGGGGTGCTGTCGGTGATTGCGATGCTGTTGATCTTCATCTTCCTGGTGACCTCGGCCGACTCCGCCTCCTACATCGTGGCGCAGATGACCGACAACGGTTCGATCAATCCGCCGCTGTTCAAGCGGGTGATCTGGGGCGTGCTGATCGCTGCGATCTGCCTCACCCTGATTGCCGCCGGTGGCCTGACCGGGCTGCAGTCGGCCGCGGTGCTCTCGGCGTTGCCCTTCACCTTCATTCTCTATGGCATGATCGTGGTACTGATTCGCGAGCTGCGCGCCGACCGCCAGGCCATGCTTACCCAGCTCTACCGTCGCCACGGCGAGACCCCGGTCGGGGCCGATGCCTTCGAAGCCGAGGCGTTGGGCGAGCAGGAGCGTTTGCGGCGAGCGCCCAATGTGATCAACCGACGCATCAACCGGCGCGAGGGCGGGTAG
- a CDS encoding AzlC family ABC transporter permease, whose product MSQTTPGAKLDVAGVLTGIRRMAPLSLFVVIFGLAFGVAALARGLSGFEALLMSALVFAGASQFAALELWGPEIPLLPLIATTFAINARHLLMGAAIQPWLAHLPPGQRYGSLVLMSDSNWAMAVADRQRGETNVGMLVGGGIALWLTWLLGTLLGVIFGSGITEPERFGLDVIMGCFLLAMLVGGRRDLSMLVPWGAAALAALAAMAWLPPHSHVIVGALAGGLAGLLLPARPTQEATA is encoded by the coding sequence ATGAGCCAGACCACCCCAGGCGCCAAGCTCGATGTTGCCGGCGTTCTCACCGGAATCCGCCGCATGGCGCCACTATCGCTGTTCGTAGTGATCTTCGGCCTGGCCTTCGGCGTGGCCGCGCTGGCGCGGGGGCTGTCGGGCTTCGAAGCCCTGCTGATGAGCGCGCTGGTGTTTGCCGGCGCCTCGCAGTTCGCCGCCCTGGAGCTGTGGGGACCCGAGATTCCGCTGCTGCCGCTGATCGCCACCACCTTCGCCATCAACGCTCGCCACCTGCTGATGGGCGCCGCCATCCAGCCGTGGTTGGCTCACCTGCCCCCGGGGCAGCGCTATGGCAGCCTGGTGCTGATGAGCGACTCCAACTGGGCCATGGCCGTCGCCGACCGCCAGCGCGGCGAAACCAATGTCGGCATGCTGGTGGGCGGCGGGATCGCCCTGTGGCTGACTTGGCTCCTGGGCACGCTGCTAGGTGTGATCTTCGGCAGCGGCATCACCGAGCCCGAGCGCTTCGGTCTCGACGTGATCATGGGCTGCTTCCTGCTGGCAATGCTGGTGGGTGGCCGCCGCGACCTTTCGATGCTGGTGCCGTGGGGTGCGGCCGCCTTGGCCGCGCTGGCCGCCATGGCCTGGCTGCCGCCACACTCCCACGTGATCGTCGGCGCCCTGGCCGGCGGGTTAGCCGGCCTGCTGCTGCCGGCCAGGCCGACACAGGAGGCGACCGCATGA
- a CDS encoding AzlD family protein, producing the protein MSLPSTAMGALAAIVIMALVTYLTRAGGVFVMSRVPIGPRVERFINAMAGSVLVAVITPMAIQGDWGARLALMATLAVMLATQKALAAIAAGIVTAALWRLVA; encoded by the coding sequence ATGAGCCTGCCATCCACGGCCATGGGGGCACTGGCCGCGATCGTGATCATGGCGCTGGTCACCTATCTGACCCGCGCCGGCGGCGTGTTCGTGATGTCGCGTGTGCCCATCGGCCCCAGGGTGGAGCGCTTCATCAACGCCATGGCGGGCTCGGTGCTGGTGGCGGTGATCACGCCCATGGCCATCCAGGGCGATTGGGGCGCTCGTCTGGCGCTGATGGCCACGCTCGCGGTGATGCTGGCCACGCAGAAGGCGCTCGCCGCGATCGCTGCCGGTATCGTCACCGCTGCCCTGTGGCGGCTGGTCGCATAG
- a CDS encoding c-type cytochrome: protein MPNSRRRPVSCCLTTLVIASLSAGLLIPIAGSAAEHAQGERLFRSQCVGCHSIEPGRHLAGPSLHGLFGRPAGSLEDFDYSPALQEADLVWDRETLDAFLAGPDAFLPGNRMVLWGLDERTRQRIIDYLESIAEP, encoded by the coding sequence GTGCCGAATTCGCGCCGACGCCCCGTTTCCTGTTGCCTGACCACCCTGGTGATCGCTTCGCTGTCGGCAGGGCTGCTCATTCCCATTGCAGGCAGTGCCGCCGAGCATGCTCAGGGTGAGCGGCTGTTCCGCTCGCAGTGCGTTGGCTGTCACAGCATCGAACCCGGCAGGCACCTGGCCGGCCCCAGCCTGCACGGCCTGTTCGGCCGCCCCGCCGGCAGCCTCGAAGACTTCGACTACTCGCCGGCGCTGCAAGAGGCCGACCTGGTGTGGGACCGCGAGACCCTCGACGCCTTCCTGGCCGGCCCCGATGCCTTTCTGCCCGGCAACCGCATGGTGCTGTGGGGGCTGGACGAGCGCACCCGCCAGCGCATCATCGACTACCTGGAAAGTATCGCCGAGCCCTGA
- a CDS encoding ABC transporter permease, producing MRMMPWLHCLRGVVGRELLRFLHQRSRFLAALVRPLVWLFVFATGFRMALGVAMTEPYQTYILYEVYIVPGLVGMIQLFNGMQSSLSMVYDREMGSMRVLLVSPFPRWYLLLCKLLASTLVSVVQVYVFLAIAWVYGIQAPAMGYLYVLPALLVTGFMVGALGLLLSSFIRQLENFAGVMNFVIFPMFFLSSALYPLWRIREGSYLVYQIAALNPFTHAVEMIRFAMYQRFNAEAVAISVAVAALLLVLAIVGYNPSRGMMARKGGGA from the coding sequence ATGCGGATGATGCCCTGGCTGCACTGCCTGCGCGGCGTGGTGGGGCGCGAGCTGCTGCGCTTTCTGCACCAGCGCAGCCGTTTCCTGGCCGCGCTGGTGCGGCCGCTGGTGTGGCTGTTCGTGTTTGCCACCGGCTTCCGCATGGCGCTGGGTGTCGCCATGACCGAACCCTACCAGACCTATATCCTCTACGAGGTCTACATCGTCCCGGGCCTGGTGGGCATGATCCAACTGTTCAACGGCATGCAGAGTTCGCTTTCCATGGTCTACGACCGCGAGATGGGCAGCATGCGGGTACTGCTGGTCAGCCCCTTTCCGCGCTGGTACCTGCTGTTGTGCAAGCTGCTGGCCAGCACCCTGGTGTCGGTGGTGCAGGTCTACGTCTTCCTCGCCATCGCCTGGGTCTACGGCATCCAGGCGCCGGCGATGGGCTATCTCTACGTTCTGCCGGCGCTGCTGGTGACGGGGTTCATGGTCGGAGCGCTGGGGCTCTTGCTGTCTTCCTTCATCCGCCAGCTGGAGAACTTCGCCGGGGTGATGAACTTCGTCATCTTCCCGATGTTCTTCCTCTCCTCGGCGCTCTACCCGCTGTGGCGCATTCGCGAGGGGAGCTACCTGGTCTACCAGATCGCCGCGCTCAACCCCTTCACCCATGCCGTGGAGATGATCCGCTTCGCCATGTACCAGCGCTTCAACGCCGAGGCGGTGGCGATCAGCGTGGCGGTGGCGGCGTTGCTGCTGGTGCTGGCGATCGTGGGCTATAACCCTTCCCGGGGCATGATGGCCCGCAAGGGCGGCGGGGCCTGA
- a CDS encoding ABC transporter ATP-binding protein produces the protein MSEANDRHGATAPALEIRQLSFAYTGRPALDDVSLSVAAGEFVVLLGPNGAGKTTLFSLVTRLHDRRRGEIRIGGYDVRRQAVQAHARIGVVFQQPTLDLDLSVAQNLAYHGALHGMGRGEAKTQALAQLERVALADQRRTRVRRLSGGQRRRVEIARGLMHRPRLLLLDEPTVGLDIASRRDLVEHAHRLCVEEGVAVLWATHLIDEVRPGDRVLVLHHGRLLADERPETLTARLGVETLGEAFDLLVGTEEAACG, from the coding sequence GTGAGCGAAGCGAACGATCGGCATGGCGCAACGGCGCCTGCCCTGGAGATCCGCCAGCTGAGCTTCGCCTATACGGGCCGGCCAGCGCTCGACGACGTCTCGCTGAGCGTGGCGGCGGGGGAGTTCGTCGTGCTGCTTGGCCCCAACGGCGCCGGCAAGACCACGCTGTTTTCACTGGTCACCCGGCTGCATGATCGCCGCAGGGGCGAGATCCGCATTGGTGGTTACGACGTGCGTCGCCAGGCGGTTCAGGCCCACGCCCGCATCGGCGTGGTGTTCCAGCAGCCGACCCTGGATCTCGACCTCAGTGTGGCGCAGAACCTCGCCTACCATGGCGCCCTGCACGGCATGGGGCGGGGAGAGGCGAAGACTCAGGCTCTGGCGCAGCTCGAGCGCGTGGCCCTCGCCGATCAGCGGCGCACGCGGGTGCGACGCCTCTCCGGCGGTCAACGGCGGCGGGTGGAGATCGCTCGTGGCTTGATGCATCGGCCGCGTCTGCTGCTGCTTGACGAGCCTACCGTGGGACTCGACATCGCCTCGCGCCGCGATCTGGTCGAGCATGCTCACCGGCTGTGCGTCGAAGAGGGCGTGGCGGTGCTGTGGGCGACCCACCTGATCGACGAGGTACGCCCCGGCGACCGGGTGCTGGTGCTGCACCACGGGCGGCTGCTGGCCGACGAGCGTCCCGAGACGCTCACCGCCCGGCTCGGCGTCGAGACGCTGGGCGAGGCCTTCGATCTCCTGGTCGGGACGGAGGAGGCCGCATGCGGATGA